Within Ktedonobacterales bacterium, the genomic segment TCGCCTGGCAAGAGCAACGCTACTGGCTCTGGCGCGCCCAGGGGCAGATGCTTTTGCCACACGTCAATGATCTGTTTGCCTCTGGCGGACCGGCCAGCACGCCCGCGCTCGATGCAGCCTGGGCGGCCTGGCAGACGATTACTCAGGCCGCCGATCCCTGGCTGGATATGCTGACCACTGAAAAACTGCAAGAACACGTGATCATAGATGGTCAGCCCAGCGGCATCACCTTTGGAAACCTGCTTCAGCGCGTCATTTATCATTATTGGTATCATACCGGTGAAAACATAGCGATCCGGCAAGTGCTGGGGCATACGTCGCTGCCAGATTTCGTTGGTAATATTGATGACGAGGCCCCGTATCGCCCGGAGCATCAGGCGTAGCGCGCGCCAGGATGGCGCTG encodes:
- a CDS encoding DinB family protein, encoding MLHPLVLQLRFTRSEFQRALAGLTDEDARRRVMPMNCISWNIGHLAWQEQRYWLWRAQGQMLLPHVNDLFASGGPASTPALDAAWAAWQTITQAADPWLDMLTTEKLQEHVIIDGQPSGITFGNLLQRVIYHYWYHTGENIAIRQVLGHTSLPDFVGNIDDEAPYRPEHQA